A single region of the Vitis riparia cultivar Riparia Gloire de Montpellier isolate 1030 unplaced genomic scaffold, EGFV_Vit.rip_1.0 scaffold315_pilon_pilon, whole genome shotgun sequence genome encodes:
- the LOC117909757 gene encoding protein FAR1-RELATED SEQUENCE 5-like has protein sequence MRRIEIKDDDAEAALAYLCGKAEIDSFFFYKFNVDEEIRLTNFFWADSTARMDYACFRDALAFDTTYRTNAYKKPLVVLVGVNHHHQTVVFGSALLIDESVGTYEWVLETFLIAMMNRKPISVVTDGDKAMRKAIKKVLPHACHRLCSWHLQRNAFTNVHIKDFTSIFARCMFMRGSAEEFEKVWHQMVENLGFNENRWVTEIYGKRKRWAEAYLHGKFFAGMRSTQRCESMNAYLNRFLKIRLRLYEFVQQFDRAILRIQQNEAKADFESNNSSLVLSTKLSILENHAVTVYTKESFLKFREEMKNAELFFVVGFVSDVSMRAYTLSKFRHPNLKWEVQFSPNIVTLKCSCMMYESIGIPCCHMVVVMKVEHLEEIPKSCILKKWTKLAKMHSRSSPENQMDNDMDWFVRYGSLSSMCNKLSYYASDTSSSFLEAKNEIENLTVRMEELYNSNLKGKKVTGDGATIRNQVRDPNIVKTKGNPGKVATNFQKGR, from the coding sequence atgcgtagaaTTGAAATCAAAGACGATGATGCGGAAGCCGCGTTGGCTTACTTGTGTGGAAAGGCagaaattgattctttttttttttataaattcaacgTCGATGAAGAAATTCGACTAACAAACTTCTTTTGGGCTGATTCAACTGCTCGAATGGATTATGCGTGTTTTAGGGATGCCCTAGCATTTGATACAACGTATAGGACAAATGCCTATAAAAAGCCTCTAGTAGTGTTGGTTGGTGTTAATCATCACCACCAAACTGTGGTATTTGGTAGTGCGTTATTGATAGATGAAAGTGTTGGTACGTATGAATGGGTGTTGGAGACATTTCTTATTGCAATGATGAATAGGAAACCCATATCCGTAGTAACTGATGGAGATAAAGCTATGCGTAAGGCAATTAAAAAAGTACTACCCCATGCGTGTCATCGCCTATGTTCATGGCATTTGCAACGAAATGCATTCACGAATGTGCATATTAAGGACTTCACAAGCATTTTTGCAAGGTGCATGTTCATGCGTGGGAGTGCGgaagaatttgaaaaggttTGGCATCAAATGGTTGAAAATTTGGGTTTTAATGAGAATCGTTGGGTCACCGAGATTTATGGGAAACGTAAACGATGGGCTGAGGCATATTTACATGGAAAATTCTTTGCAGGGATGAGAAGCACACaaaggtgtgagagtatgaatgcatatttaaatagattcttaaaaattCGTTTGCGACTGTATGAGTTTGTACAACAATTTGATAGGGCGATATTGAGAATACAGCAAAATGAGGCAAAGGCGGACTTCGAGTCGAACAATTCCTCACTCGTGCTTTCAACCAAGCTATCCATACTTGAAAATCATGCTGTGACGGTATACACGAAAGAATCCTTCCTTAAATTTCGGGAGGAGATGAAGAATGCAGAGTTATTCTTTGTGGTAGGCTTTGTAAGTGATGTTTCAATGCGGGCATACACATTATCTAAGTTTAGACACCCGAACTTGAAATGGGAAGTCCAATTTTCCCCAAATattgtaacattaaaatgctcGTGCATGATGTATGAGTCAATTGGCATCCCTTGTTGCCACATGGTTGTTGTTATGAAGGTGGAGCATTTAGAAGAAATTCCTAAGTCATGTATTTTGAAGAAGTGGACAAAGTTAGCAAAGATGCATTCAAGATCATCACCGGAGAATCAGATGGATAACGACATGGATTGGTTTGTACGATATGGTTCATTGAGTTCGATGTGCAACAAGCTCTCCTACTATGCGTCTGATACGTCATCTTCATTTCTAGAAgcgaaaaatgaaatagaaaatttgacGGTGAGAATGGAGGAACTCTATAACAGTAATTTGAAAGGGAAGAAAGTAACGGGAGATGGAGCAACAATTCGAAACCAAGTTCGTGATCCAAATATTGTGAAGACCAAAGGAAATCCAGGCAAAGTtgcaacaaattttcaaaaaggaaGATGA